Proteins from one Erysipelothrix larvae genomic window:
- a CDS encoding sensor histidine kinase: MILFIIGLLIGGILVYIILSHEIRGLAKQINVSRNFKTLSPIQIMDNEPSLNNLVYELNNLLSEYYDLIQYNDRMLQQLQQMTTSIAHDFRTPLTSMLGYIQIVQDSNLSDKDKERLSLVEKRIKVLNNHVEDFYMLSQLSSDEFPLSIEPQNPNRILQENLALYYDSLNQHFESIEINIGDDAITGDFDVAAFNRIISNLIKNALNHGSQYFSISTIRTSERTLNISFVNKGASESLDLNRIFDRTYRNSKDRSNASSGLGLSIAYELAKSMDMALSAHQSNDEITFTLTLYVR; encoded by the coding sequence ATGATTTTGTTCATTATCGGATTATTGATTGGTGGTATTCTTGTTTACATAATCCTTTCACATGAAATAAGAGGTCTTGCAAAGCAGATCAATGTATCGCGAAATTTCAAGACACTTTCACCGATTCAAATTATGGATAATGAACCATCCCTAAACAACCTTGTTTATGAACTGAATAATCTTTTATCAGAATATTATGACTTGATACAATACAACGATCGGATGCTGCAACAACTACAGCAAATGACGACATCAATCGCACATGATTTCAGAACTCCCCTTACATCCATGCTTGGTTATATTCAAATAGTCCAAGACAGTAATTTATCAGACAAAGACAAAGAACGACTCAGCCTCGTAGAAAAACGTATTAAAGTATTAAACAACCATGTTGAAGACTTTTATATGCTCAGTCAGCTCAGCTCTGATGAATTCCCACTGTCGATTGAGCCACAGAATCCAAATCGGATACTGCAAGAAAACCTCGCACTTTATTATGATTCCTTAAATCAACACTTCGAGTCCATTGAAATCAATATCGGTGACGATGCCATCACAGGCGACTTTGATGTTGCAGCATTCAATCGTATTATCAGTAATCTTATTAAGAACGCATTAAATCATGGGAGTCAATATTTCTCGATTTCCACGATAAGAACTTCAGAACGCACGCTTAATATCTCATTTGTAAATAAAGGAGCCTCTGAATCTCTTGATCTAAACCGAATCTTTGATCGCACATACCGTAATAGCAAAGATAGATCCAACGCCTCAAGCGGTCTTGGCCTCTCTATTGCTTATGAGTTAGCAAAATCGATGGATATGGCGCTTTCAGCACATCAAAGTAATGATGAAATTACATTTACACTGACACTCTATGTTCGATAG
- a CDS encoding ABC transporter permease gives MIQTIHAELYRLSHKRSTKIYYGVWIGLFLFVTVVLSTFESGEQILLEGINALQFVSLIISAHAFSAVYCDDFKANTLGNLVSTGKSHATVVSSKLIVMTLFTGFVALIHGFIFIGIYLLFGGRFSPYDMKLLQMLVRIGGYTFASIIGFSAITSVVVYRFKNTALSIVGYILITTGWLNYLFSRFIELFEPLKELSTVTLSSMLAQIRVGSQEVSPTLFIAVLLLVVLTSSALSTCFLKQSDLS, from the coding sequence GTGATTCAAACAATTCATGCAGAACTTTATCGTCTGTCACATAAACGATCAACGAAAATATACTATGGTGTTTGGATTGGCTTATTTCTCTTTGTGACCGTTGTCCTTTCGACATTTGAAAGTGGAGAGCAAATACTTCTTGAAGGAATCAATGCGCTTCAATTTGTTTCCCTTATCATCAGTGCACATGCATTTTCGGCAGTATATTGTGATGATTTCAAAGCAAATACATTGGGGAATCTTGTGAGCACTGGAAAATCACACGCAACAGTTGTGAGTTCAAAACTCATCGTGATGACGCTCTTTACAGGATTTGTAGCCCTTATTCACGGATTTATTTTCATAGGGATATATCTTCTCTTTGGTGGAAGATTTTCCCCCTATGATATGAAACTTTTACAGATGCTTGTTAGAATTGGTGGCTATACCTTTGCCTCTATTATTGGTTTTAGTGCAATCACATCGGTTGTTGTTTACCGTTTCAAAAACACTGCCTTAAGTATTGTTGGCTATATTCTTATCACAACTGGGTGGCTAAACTATCTCTTTTCACGATTTATTGAGTTGTTTGAGCCACTTAAAGAATTATCTACCGTTACCCTGAGTTCAATGCTCGCCCAAATCAGAGTTGGAAGTCAAGAAGTCTCACCAACACTCTTTATTGCAGTTCTATTACTGGTTGTACTTACTTCAAGTGCACTTTCAACTTGCTTCTTAAAACAAAGCGACCTAAGCTAG